A single genomic interval of uncultured Campylobacter sp. harbors:
- the rplL gene encoding 50S ribosomal protein L7/L12, with amino-acid sequence MAISKEDVLEYISNLSVLELSELVKEFEEKFGVSAAPVMVAGGAGAGGAGAAAAEEKTEFDVVLLDAGDKKINVIKVVRALTGLGLKEAKDATEATPSVLKEGLNKEDAEKAKKELEEAGAKVELK; translated from the coding sequence ATGGCAATTTCAAAAGAAGATGTTTTAGAGTATATCTCTAATCTTTCGGTGCTAGAGCTTAGCGAACTAGTTAAAGAATTCGAAGAAAAATTCGGCGTAAGCGCAGCTCCGGTTATGGTGGCTGGCGGCGCAGGTGCAGGCGGCGCAGGTGCGGCAGCGGCTGAAGAGAAAACGGAATTCGATGTCGTATTGCTTGATGCGGGCGATAAGAAGATCAACGTAATCAAGGTTGTTCGCGCCTTAACGGGTCTTGGTCTAAAAGAAGCCAAAGACGCTACCGAGGCTACTCCGTCCGTTCTTAAAGAGGGACTTAACAAAGAAGACGCCGAGAAGGCTAAAAAAGAGCTTGAAGAAGCAGGCGCTAAAGTCGAACTCAAATAA
- the rplK gene encoding 50S ribosomal protein L11: MAKKVVGEIKLQIAAAKANPSPPVGPALGQKGVNIMEFCKAFNERTKDMAGFNIPVIITVYADKSFTFITKQPPATDLIKKAAKIDKGSDNPLKKKVASLTKAQVLEIVEKKIADLNTKDREQAARIIAGSARSMGITVTD, from the coding sequence ATGGCTAAGAAAGTTGTTGGCGAAATCAAGCTGCAAATAGCGGCCGCAAAAGCAAATCCAAGCCCGCCGGTAGGTCCTGCATTAGGACAAAAGGGTGTTAATATTATGGAATTTTGCAAAGCGTTTAACGAGCGAACCAAAGATATGGCAGGCTTTAACATTCCTGTTATCATCACGGTTTATGCCGATAAAAGCTTTACTTTCATCACTAAGCAACCGCCTGCGACGGATTTGATCAAAAAAGCGGCGAAGATAGATAAGGGTTCGGACAATCCTCTTAAAAAGAAGGTAGCATCCTTAACTAAGGCTCAAGTTTTAGAGATCGTCGAGAAAAAGATCGCCGATCTGAATACCAAAGATAGAGAGCAGGCTGCTAGGATTATAGCGGGTTCGGCTCGTTCTATGGGTATTACGGTCACTGACTAG
- the rpoC gene encoding DNA-directed RNA polymerase subunit beta' — protein sequence MSDNSNLERIEIKEDARVHDFDAFAIRLASPEQIKAWSHGEVKKPETINYRTLKPERDGLFCAKIFGPVRDYECICGKYKKMRYKGWKCEKCGVEITSSKVRRTRMGHIELVTPVAHIWYVNSLPSRIGTLLNIKMKDLERVLYYEAYIVESAGEAFYDNENSKKVEKYDVLNEEQYQSLKERFSQTGFVAKMGGQVIRDMLAELDLVEILNSLKEEMANTNSEAKKKTIVKRLKVVESFLNSGNKPEWMMITNLPVLPADLRPLVSLEGGKFAVSDVNDLYRRVINRNSRLKRLMELDAPEIIIRNEKRMLQEAVDALFDNGRRANAVKGANKRPLKSLSEIIKGKQGRFRQNLLGKRVDFSGRSVIVVGPNLRMDQCGLPKTMALELFKPHLIARLQEKGYATTVKQAKKMIENRINEVWECLEEVVKDHPVMLNRAPTLHKMSIQAFHPVLVEGKAIRLHPLVCAAFNADFDGDQMAVHVPLSQEAIAECKILMLSSMNILLPASGKPVAVPSQDMVLGIYYLSLEKPGAKGTNKIFANVDEVMLAVEANALDIHAKIKTMIDRRIIFTTAGRLIIKSILPNFIPDHLWNKIMKKKDIAELVDYVYKNGGLEISAEFLDNLKNLGFESATKAGVSISVSDIIVPKSKASLVEEAKKQVREVQNQYGAGLLTDGERYNKTIDIWTSTSKKLADEMMKMMEKDKDGFNSIYMMADSGARGSAEQIKQLAGMRGLMSKPDGSIIETPITSNFREGLNVNEYFISTHGARKGLADTALKTANAGYLTRKLIDVAQNVRVTMHDCGTHEGIEVTEIVENGTQIESLADRIMGRVLSSDVIDPVSNEILFTEGTLLGVNEVRTIVDAGIKSVSIRTPITCKAEKGVCAKCYGVNLGEGKLVKPGEAVGIISAQSIGEPGTQLTLRTFHAGGTASTEQQDRQVIADKEGFIRYYNVKTYENGGKNIVMNRRNAAVLLVEPKIKAPITGKVSIDITHDDVNITLKGKKEEFKYTIRRHDLAKPTELAGVSGKVEGKFYIVFKDGETVGENDSLVEVIKEDWNIPTRIPFASELRVKDGEPVTQKIKAGANGTLKYFILKGDYLERLRDIKKGHVVSEKGMYVVISDDNGREAIRHYIPRESVITYDDNSVVKSDDLIAKPKKDDRLIIAEWDPYSIPVAAECEGKIGFEDIEPGYTATEQYDETTGQSRLVINEYLPQGVKPAIVVTPSKGEPIKYNLGPKTAIFTNKGDQVAIADILARTPKAAAKSKDITGGLPRVSELFEARRPKNTAIIADIDGTVRFDKALRAKERIVIEGEDGTSAEYLIDKSRQIQVRNGEFVHAGEKLTDGVISSHDVLRILGEKALHYYLISEIQQVYRSQGVVISDKHIEIIVSQMLRQVRIVDSGDTQLIVGDLISRRRFREENERIMKIGGEPAIAESVLLGVTRAAVGSDSVISAASFQETTKVLTEASIAGKFDRLEDLKENVILGRIIPVGTGLYKDKEVKLKK from the coding sequence ATGAGCGATAATTCAAATTTAGAAAGAATAGAAATAAAAGAGGACGCCAGAGTCCACGACTTCGACGCGTTTGCAATCAGGCTTGCTAGTCCCGAGCAGATCAAGGCTTGGAGCCACGGCGAGGTCAAAAAGCCCGAAACCATCAATTACCGCACGCTCAAGCCGGAACGCGACGGTCTATTTTGCGCTAAAATTTTCGGTCCAGTAAGAGATTATGAGTGCATCTGCGGCAAATATAAGAAGATGCGCTACAAAGGCTGGAAGTGCGAAAAATGTGGCGTCGAGATCACGAGCTCGAAGGTTCGCCGCACTAGAATGGGGCATATCGAGCTGGTAACGCCGGTGGCGCATATTTGGTACGTAAATTCCTTGCCTAGCCGCATAGGTACGCTTCTAAATATCAAGATGAAAGATCTTGAGCGCGTGCTTTACTACGAGGCGTATATCGTAGAAAGTGCAGGCGAGGCATTTTACGACAACGAAAATTCTAAAAAGGTCGAAAAATACGACGTTTTAAACGAAGAGCAGTACCAGAGCCTAAAAGAGCGCTTTTCGCAGACGGGCTTCGTCGCTAAAATGGGCGGTCAGGTAATTCGCGATATGCTAGCTGAGCTTGATTTGGTAGAAATTTTAAATTCTTTGAAGGAGGAGATGGCTAATACAAACTCCGAAGCGAAGAAAAAAACTATCGTCAAGCGTCTAAAGGTCGTCGAGAGCTTTTTAAATTCCGGCAATAAGCCCGAGTGGATGATGATTACAAATCTTCCCGTGCTACCTGCCGATCTACGCCCGCTTGTAAGCCTTGAGGGCGGAAAATTTGCGGTTTCGGACGTAAACGATCTATATCGACGCGTCATAAATCGAAATTCTAGACTTAAAAGGCTGATGGAGCTCGACGCACCCGAGATCATCATCCGCAACGAAAAACGAATGCTTCAAGAGGCGGTGGACGCACTTTTTGACAATGGACGTCGCGCCAATGCCGTAAAAGGCGCTAATAAGCGACCGCTTAAATCTCTAAGCGAGATCATTAAAGGCAAGCAAGGTCGCTTCCGTCAAAATTTGCTCGGCAAGCGTGTGGATTTTTCGGGTCGCTCCGTCATCGTTGTAGGTCCAAATTTACGCATGGATCAGTGCGGTCTGCCTAAGACGATGGCGCTTGAGTTATTCAAGCCGCATCTAATCGCTCGCCTTCAAGAGAAGGGCTATGCAACGACCGTTAAGCAGGCTAAAAAGATGATCGAAAATAGGATCAATGAAGTTTGGGAGTGCTTGGAGGAGGTCGTTAAAGATCACCCGGTTATGCTAAACCGCGCGCCGACGCTTCATAAGATGTCTATTCAGGCGTTTCATCCCGTGCTCGTCGAGGGCAAGGCGATCAGGCTGCATCCGTTAGTCTGCGCCGCGTTTAACGCGGACTTCGACGGCGATCAGATGGCGGTGCACGTGCCGCTTAGTCAAGAGGCGATTGCAGAGTGCAAAATTTTAATGCTTAGCTCGATGAACATCTTACTTCCTGCGAGCGGAAAGCCTGTCGCAGTGCCTAGCCAGGATATGGTTTTAGGAATTTATTATCTAAGCCTCGAAAAGCCGGGCGCAAAGGGAACGAATAAAATTTTTGCAAACGTCGATGAGGTAATGCTCGCCGTGGAAGCAAACGCTCTAGACATTCACGCTAAAATCAAAACGATGATCGATCGCCGCATTATCTTTACGACCGCGGGCCGCTTGATCATCAAATCGATCCTGCCTAACTTTATTCCAGATCATCTTTGGAATAAGATCATGAAGAAAAAGGATATCGCCGAGCTTGTCGATTATGTCTATAAAAACGGCGGCCTTGAGATAAGCGCGGAATTTTTGGATAATCTTAAAAATTTAGGCTTTGAATCCGCTACTAAAGCGGGTGTATCGATCTCCGTTTCGGACATCATAGTGCCGAAGTCCAAAGCAAGCCTCGTCGAAGAGGCTAAAAAGCAGGTCAGAGAGGTTCAGAACCAATACGGCGCGGGCTTGCTAACCGACGGCGAGCGCTATAATAAAACGATCGATATCTGGACCAGCACCAGCAAGAAGCTAGCCGATGAGATGATGAAGATGATGGAGAAGGATAAGGACGGCTTTAACTCGATTTATATGATGGCCGATAGCGGCGCGCGAGGTAGCGCGGAGCAGATCAAGCAGCTAGCGGGTATGAGAGGCCTGATGAGTAAGCCGGACGGCTCGATTATCGAGACGCCGATCACTTCAAATTTTAGAGAGGGTCTAAACGTAAATGAGTACTTCATCTCGACCCACGGCGCGCGTAAGGGTCTTGCCGATACTGCGCTTAAGACCGCAAACGCGGGCTATCTAACGCGCAAGCTGATCGACGTCGCACAAAACGTCAGAGTTACGATGCACGACTGCGGCACGCACGAGGGCATCGAGGTTACTGAGATCGTAGAAAACGGAACGCAAATAGAAAGCTTAGCCGATAGGATTATGGGTAGGGTGCTAAGCTCGGATGTGATTGATCCGGTGTCGAATGAAATTTTATTTACTGAAGGCACGCTTCTAGGCGTTAATGAGGTACGCACCATAGTCGATGCAGGCATCAAATCCGTAAGCATCCGCACGCCTATTACGTGCAAGGCTGAAAAAGGGGTTTGCGCGAAGTGCTACGGCGTAAATTTGGGCGAGGGCAAGCTGGTAAAACCGGGTGAAGCGGTCGGTATCATCTCTGCGCAATCCATTGGTGAGCCTGGTACGCAGCTTACGCTACGAACCTTCCACGCCGGCGGTACCGCATCTACCGAGCAGCAAGATCGTCAAGTAATCGCCGATAAAGAGGGCTTTATCAGATACTACAACGTCAAGACCTATGAAAACGGCGGCAAAAATATCGTGATGAACCGCAGAAACGCTGCGGTACTTTTGGTCGAGCCTAAGATCAAAGCTCCAATTACCGGCAAGGTAAGTATCGATATAACTCACGACGACGTAAATATAACGCTAAAGGGCAAGAAGGAAGAATTTAAATATACCATCCGACGCCACGATCTAGCCAAGCCTACCGAGCTTGCGGGCGTAAGCGGCAAGGTAGAGGGGAAATTCTACATCGTTTTCAAAGACGGCGAAACCGTTGGGGAAAATGATAGTTTAGTAGAGGTTATAAAAGAAGACTGGAATATCCCTACTCGAATTCCGTTTGCCAGCGAACTTCGCGTCAAAGACGGTGAGCCGGTAACCCAAAAGATCAAAGCGGGAGCAAATGGTACGCTTAAGTATTTCATCCTAAAGGGCGATTATTTAGAGAGGTTAAGAGATATCAAAAAAGGTCATGTCGTAAGCGAGAAGGGCATGTACGTAGTCATCTCCGATGACAACGGCAGAGAGGCGATCCGCCACTATATACCGCGCGAATCTGTCATTACCTATGATGATAATAGCGTCGTAAAAAGCGATGATCTTATAGCCAAGCCTAAAAAAGACGATCGCTTGATTATCGCTGAGTGGGATCCGTATTCTATCCCGGTAGCAGCAGAGTGCGAGGGTAAGATCGGCTTTGAGGATATCGAGCCTGGATACACCGCTACGGAGCAATATGACGAGACTACCGGTCAGAGTCGTTTGGTTATCAACGAGTACCTACCTCAGGGCGTTAAACCGGCCATCGTCGTTACTCCTAGCAAGGGAGAGCCTATCAAATATAATCTAGGACCGAAGACCGCGATTTTTACAAATAAGGGCGATCAGGTAGCGATTGCGGATATTTTGGCTAGGACGCCGAAAGCTGCTGCGAAATCAAAAGATATCACTGGCGGTTTGCCGCGCGTATCAGAGCTATTTGAGGCACGCCGTCCAAAAAATACCGCGATCATCGCGGACATCGACGGCACCGTTCGCTTCGATAAGGCATTGCGTGCAAAAGAGCGCATTGTAATCGAGGGCGAGGACGGAACAAGCGCCGAGTATCTGATCGATAAAAGCCGCCAGATCCAAGTGCGAAATGGCGAGTTCGTCCACGCAGGCGAGAAGCTTACCGACGGAGTTATCAGCTCGCACGACGTGCTTAGAATTTTAGGCGAAAAGGCGCTGCATTATTATTTGATAAGCGAAATTCAACAGGTTTATCGCTCTCAAGGCGTCGTTATCAGCGATAAGCATATCGAGATCATCGTATCTCAGATGCTCCGCCAGGTTCGAATCGTCGATAGTGGCGATACTCAGCTAATCGTCGGCGATCTGATTAGCCGCCGCAGATTTAGAGAAGAAAACGAGCGCATTATGAAAATTGGTGGCGAGCCTGCGATTGCAGAGTCCGTACTGCTGGGCGTAACTCGTGCAGCTGTTGGAAGCGATAGCGTCATTTCGGCAGCGTCTTTCCAAGAGACTACGAAGGTTCTAACCGAGGCTAGTATCGCGGGTAAATTTGACCGATTAGAGGACTTAAAAGAAAACGTCATCCTAGGTCGTATAATCCCTGTGGGAACGGGTCTGTATAAAGATAAGGAAGTTAAACTCAAAAAATAA
- the rpoB gene encoding DNA-directed RNA polymerase subunit beta, with translation MLNSLYSGNRLRVDFSKVPKDIEIPNLLQLQKKSFDHFLNLDNSGGESGIEKVFKAIFPIHDAQNRLSIEYVSSEISKPKYSIRECMERGLTYSVNLKMKLRLLVHERDEKTGKKIGVKEIKEQDIFIRDIPLMTDRISFIINGVERVVVNQLHRSPGVIFKEEESPTVLNKLIYTAQIIPDRGSWLYFEYDVKDVLYVRINKRRKVPITILFRALGYKKQDIIKLFYPIKTIYIKKGKFLTDFDPKEYAGRLDYDIINEKGEVLHQASKRLTSKKAEKLAEDGLKLIEYPAEILAERYLADAIVDKNSGEVLFDSLTALDEGKLAKIANTEKKFTIANDLASGVDTSIINSFIQDADALKLLQQSEGIDDENDLAAIRIYKVMRPGEPVVKEAAKSFVNDLFFNPERYDLTKVGRMKMNHKLGIEAPEYVTVLTSEDIIKTAKYLIRVKNGDGFIDDRDNLGNRRIRSIGELLANEMHLGFIKVQKAIKDKFTGISGNLDELMPYDFVNPKIITTTLMEFFTGGQLSQFMDQTNPLSEVTHKRRLSALGEGGLVKERAGFEVRDVHPTHYGRICPIETPEGQNIGLINTLATYAKVNDLGFVEAPYKKVVNGKVTDEIVYLTATQEEGLVIAPASAKLDEEGNIVEELLEVRKDGENIMAKREDISLIDLCSGMVAGVAASLIPFLEHDDANRALMGSNMQRQAVPLLHSTAPIVGTGMEAIIARDSWEAIKAGRDGVVEKVDNKNIFILGEDEKGPFIDHYSMEKNLRTNQNTTFSQRPIVRKGDVIKAGQIIADGPSMDGGELAIGKNALIAFMPWHGYNYEDAVVMSEKMIRADEYTSVHVYEKEIEARELKDGVEEITRDIPNIKEEELAHLDDSGIVKIGTHVKPGMILVGKVTPKGEVKPTPEERLLRAIFGEKAGHVVNKSLYATASMEGVVIDVKIFTKKGYEKDPRTNKAYEDEKTELEREHHDRLLMLDREEMLKVVALLSKSALQSDQSLNKKDYKKGDKVKKEELESSNRFTLNSFVKAYSKAVQKEYEELKNHFQNEKRKLKEEHDEKIEILEKDDILPSGVVKLVKVYIATKRKLKVGDKMAGRHGNKGIVSNIVPEVDMPYLPSGQRVDIVLNPLGVPSRMNIGQIMESHLGLVGWRLGEQIAKILEEKTGEWIKTLRTKMIEIAGVSKLMQAKKTLEKISDEDLLKYARDWAKGVRFSAPIFEGIVPEDFKKLFEMAGIDQDGKTELYDGRTGEKIKERVNVGCMYYLKLHHLVDEKVHARSTGPYSLVTQQPVGGKALFGGQRFGEMEVWALEAYGAAYTLREMLTIKSDDVDGRLAAYKALTKGENVPSTGIPETFFVLTNELKSLALDVEIYENGENK, from the coding sequence ATGTTAAACAGCCTATATTCAGGAAATCGTCTTAGAGTGGATTTTTCAAAGGTTCCCAAAGACATCGAAATTCCGAATTTATTACAACTACAAAAGAAAAGTTTTGATCATTTTTTAAATCTTGATAACTCGGGTGGAGAAAGCGGCATAGAGAAGGTTTTCAAAGCCATTTTTCCTATCCACGACGCACAGAATAGACTAAGTATCGAGTATGTAAGTAGCGAAATTTCAAAGCCAAAGTATTCGATTAGAGAATGCATGGAAAGAGGGCTTACTTATTCGGTAAATTTAAAGATGAAGCTACGTTTGCTAGTGCATGAGCGCGATGAAAAGACGGGCAAAAAAATCGGCGTAAAAGAGATCAAAGAGCAAGATATATTCATTCGCGACATTCCTCTAATGACCGATAGAATTTCATTTATCATAAACGGCGTAGAGCGCGTAGTCGTAAATCAGCTGCACAGAAGCCCGGGCGTAATCTTCAAAGAGGAAGAGAGCCCGACGGTTCTAAATAAACTCATCTATACCGCTCAAATAATACCAGATCGCGGCAGCTGGCTATACTTCGAGTACGACGTAAAAGACGTACTATACGTGCGCATAAATAAAAGGCGCAAGGTTCCGATCACGATCCTATTTCGCGCACTCGGTTACAAAAAACAAGACATTATAAAATTATTTTATCCTATTAAGACGATCTATATCAAAAAAGGAAAATTCCTAACCGATTTCGATCCGAAAGAATACGCGGGCAGGCTCGATTACGACATTATAAACGAAAAGGGCGAGGTGCTTCATCAAGCAAGCAAGCGCCTAACATCCAAAAAAGCGGAGAAGCTGGCGGAGGACGGACTAAAACTCATCGAGTATCCGGCTGAAATTTTAGCCGAGCGCTATCTAGCGGACGCCATCGTCGATAAAAACAGCGGCGAAGTGCTTTTTGATTCGCTAACCGCGCTTGATGAGGGCAAGCTAGCCAAGATCGCTAACACAGAGAAAAAATTTACGATCGCTAACGACCTAGCTAGCGGCGTAGATACTTCAATCATAAATTCCTTCATCCAAGACGCCGACGCGCTTAAGCTCTTGCAACAAAGCGAGGGCATAGACGACGAGAACGATCTAGCTGCGATTAGAATTTACAAAGTTATGCGCCCGGGTGAGCCGGTGGTAAAAGAGGCGGCAAAGAGCTTCGTAAACGATCTGTTTTTCAACCCTGAGCGCTACGATCTAACCAAAGTAGGTCGTATGAAAATGAATCACAAACTAGGCATCGAAGCGCCGGAGTACGTAACCGTACTAACCAGCGAGGATATTATCAAGACGGCGAAATATTTAATTAGAGTTAAAAACGGCGACGGCTTCATCGACGATCGCGATAATCTCGGCAATCGTCGTATTCGCTCGATTGGCGAGCTTTTGGCAAATGAGATGCACCTTGGATTTATCAAGGTTCAAAAGGCGATCAAAGATAAATTTACCGGCATTAGCGGAAATTTAGACGAGCTTATGCCGTATGATTTCGTAAACCCTAAAATCATCACCACTACGCTTATGGAATTTTTCACCGGCGGTCAGCTAAGCCAGTTTATGGATCAGACCAATCCGCTTAGCGAGGTCACGCATAAGCGCCGTCTATCTGCGCTGGGCGAGGGCGGTTTAGTTAAAGAGCGCGCCGGCTTTGAGGTGCGCGACGTCCATCCTACGCACTATGGTAGAATTTGCCCTATCGAGACCCCGGAGGGTCAAAATATCGGTCTTATTAACACCTTGGCGACCTATGCGAAGGTAAATGATCTAGGCTTCGTCGAAGCTCCGTATAAAAAGGTCGTAAACGGAAAGGTCACCGACGAGATCGTATATCTTACCGCTACGCAAGAAGAGGGGCTCGTAATCGCTCCTGCGTCCGCTAAATTGGACGAAGAGGGCAATATTGTAGAAGAGCTTTTGGAGGTTAGAAAAGACGGCGAAAATATTATGGCTAAACGCGAGGATATTTCGCTGATAGACCTTTGCTCCGGTATGGTCGCGGGCGTAGCGGCGTCGCTGATTCCGTTTTTGGAGCACGACGATGCTAACCGCGCGCTTATGGGCTCGAACATGCAGCGCCAAGCCGTACCGCTTCTACACTCTACCGCTCCTATCGTCGGAACGGGCATGGAGGCGATCATCGCGCGCGATTCGTGGGAAGCGATCAAAGCCGGTCGCGACGGTGTCGTAGAAAAGGTCGATAATAAAAACATATTCATTTTGGGCGAAGACGAAAAAGGTCCGTTTATCGATCACTATTCGATGGAGAAAAATTTACGCACCAACCAAAACACTACCTTTTCGCAGCGCCCGATCGTGCGCAAAGGCGACGTTATAAAAGCCGGTCAAATCATAGCCGACGGTCCTAGCATGGACGGCGGCGAGCTTGCGATCGGCAAAAACGCCCTCATAGCTTTCATGCCGTGGCATGGTTACAATTACGAAGACGCCGTCGTCATGAGCGAAAAGATGATCCGCGCCGACGAATACACCAGCGTGCATGTTTATGAAAAAGAGATCGAGGCTAGAGAGCTTAAAGACGGCGTGGAGGAGATCACGCGCGACATCCCTAATATCAAAGAGGAGGAGCTTGCCCACCTCGATGATAGCGGTATCGTAAAGATCGGTACTCACGTCAAACCGGGCATGATCTTGGTGGGCAAGGTAACTCCGAAGGGCGAGGTTAAACCGACGCCTGAAGAGAGGCTTTTACGCGCAATTTTTGGCGAGAAGGCGGGACATGTGGTAAATAAATCTCTCTATGCTACCGCTTCGATGGAAGGCGTGGTAATCGACGTTAAAATTTTTACCAAAAAGGGCTATGAGAAAGATCCGCGCACGAACAAAGCCTATGAGGATGAAAAAACCGAGCTCGAAAGGGAGCATCACGACAGGCTTTTGATGCTCGATCGCGAAGAGATGCTAAAGGTAGTGGCGCTACTTTCTAAAAGCGCTTTACAAAGCGATCAAAGCCTCAATAAAAAAGATTATAAAAAGGGCGATAAGGTTAAAAAAGAGGAGCTTGAAAGCTCCAACCGCTTTACGTTAAATTCCTTCGTCAAGGCTTATTCTAAAGCTGTTCAGAAGGAATACGAGGAGCTAAAAAACCATTTCCAAAACGAGAAGCGTAAGCTCAAAGAGGAGCATGACGAAAAGATCGAAATTTTAGAAAAAGACGATATCTTGCCAAGCGGTGTCGTTAAGCTCGTAAAGGTCTATATCGCGACTAAGCGCAAGCTAAAAGTGGGCGATAAGATGGCGGGTCGCCACGGAAATAAGGGTATCGTTTCAAATATCGTCCCTGAGGTCGATATGCCGTATCTGCCTAGCGGGCAGCGCGTGGATATCGTGCTAAATCCTCTCGGCGTTCCAAGTCGTATGAATATCGGTCAGATAATGGAGAGCCACTTGGGTCTTGTGGGTTGGCGCTTAGGCGAGCAGATCGCTAAAATTTTAGAGGAGAAAACGGGTGAATGGATAAAAACCCTTCGCACCAAAATGATTGAGATCGCAGGCGTTTCCAAACTAATGCAGGCTAAAAAAACGCTTGAGAAGATCAGCGACGAGGATCTTTTAAAATACGCTAGAGACTGGGCTAAGGGCGTTAGATTTTCCGCTCCGATATTTGAGGGTATCGTGCCGGAGGATTTCAAAAAGCTATTTGAGATGGCGGGCATCGATCAGGACGGCAAGACCGAGCTTTACGACGGTCGCACCGGCGAAAAGATCAAAGAGCGCGTAAACGTGGGCTGCATGTATTATCTCAAGCTGCACCACCTAGTCGATGAGAAGGTTCACGCAAGAAGCACCGGTCCTTACAGCCTAGTTACGCAGCAGCCGGTCGGCGGCAAGGCGCTATTCGGCGGTCAAAGATTCGGCGAGATGGAAGTTTGGGCTCTGGAGGCATACGGCGCGGCATATACGCTTCGCGAGATGCTAACGATCAAATCCGACGACGTCGACGGACGCTTGGCTGCGTATAAGGCGCTGACAAAAGGCGAAAACGTTCCGTCTACCGGAATTCCTGAGACATTTTTTGTTTTAACAAACGAGCTTAAATCGCTTGCTCTAGACGTTGAAATTTACGAGAATGGAGAGAATAAATGA
- the rplA gene encoding 50S ribosomal protein L1, with the protein MPKNSKRFNELLKKVDVNKIYSVDEAVSTVKTLASAKFDETVEIALKLNVDPRHADQMVRGSVVLPAGTGKSVRVAVIAKDAKASEASEAGADIVGADDLIEEIQKGNINFDVLIATPNLMGLVGKVGRILGPKGVMPNPKTGTVTMDVAQAVKNAKGGQVNFRVDKQGNIHAGLGKVSFSKEQLLDNLTTFIKTINKHKPATAKGRYVTHASLSLTMSPAVRLDNQEIIDLK; encoded by the coding sequence ATGCCAAAAAATTCAAAAAGATTCAACGAACTTTTAAAAAAAGTTGACGTAAATAAAATTTATAGTGTAGACGAAGCGGTAAGCACAGTAAAAACTCTAGCTTCTGCTAAATTTGACGAGACGGTGGAGATCGCTCTTAAACTAAACGTAGATCCAAGACATGCCGATCAGATGGTGCGCGGCTCGGTCGTTTTACCTGCCGGTACGGGCAAGAGCGTTCGAGTAGCCGTGATTGCAAAAGACGCAAAGGCTAGCGAGGCTAGCGAAGCGGGTGCCGATATCGTGGGCGCCGATGATCTGATCGAAGAGATTCAAAAAGGAAATATAAATTTCGACGTTCTTATCGCCACTCCAAATTTAATGGGACTAGTCGGTAAGGTAGGTCGTATTCTCGGTCCAAAAGGCGTTATGCCGAACCCTAAAACCGGAACCGTTACTATGGATGTTGCTCAGGCCGTTAAAAACGCCAAGGGCGGACAGGTAAATTTCCGCGTCGATAAGCAGGGTAATATCCACGCAGGCCTCGGCAAGGTTAGCTTTAGCAAAGAGCAGCTTTTAGACAACCTTACGACGTTTATTAAAACCATAAATAAGCATAAGCCAGCGACTGCGAAGGGCAGATACGTAACTCATGCATCGCTTTCACTTACTATGAGCCCTGCGGTTAGGCTGGATAATCAAGAAATAATCGATTTAAAATAA
- the rplJ gene encoding 50S ribosomal protein L10, with protein sequence MTRDEKSKIVAELGEAFKASEAIVISDFKGLSVKQLEDLRNSAREAGVKVRVIKNTLANIALKNAEKNGLSFKDTNIFLWGEQLSVCKVAAKFEEKNEIFKLKTAHIDGEVAGIDKVRALSKMPSRDELIAMLLQVWNAPIQNFTIGLNALKQKKEASA encoded by the coding sequence ATGACGAGAGACGAAAAATCAAAGATAGTAGCGGAGCTTGGCGAGGCTTTCAAAGCTAGCGAAGCTATAGTAATTTCCGATTTTAAAGGCCTTAGCGTTAAGCAGCTTGAAGATCTTCGAAATAGCGCGCGCGAAGCGGGCGTAAAGGTTCGAGTTATCAAAAACACCCTAGCCAATATCGCATTAAAAAATGCCGAAAAAAACGGACTTAGCTTTAAAGATACCAATATCTTCTTATGGGGCGAGCAGCTTTCTGTATGTAAAGTAGCGGCTAAATTTGAAGAGAAAAATGAAATTTTTAAGCTTAAGACCGCTCATATCGATGGGGAAGTAGCCGGCATAGATAAGGTTAGAGCGCTTTCGAAGATGCCTTCGAGAGACGAGCTTATCGCGATGTTACTTCAAGTATGGAATGCGCCGATTCAAAATTTTACGATCGGCCTCAATGCGCTTAAGCAGAAAAAAGAAGCTAGCGCTTAA